From a single Fusobacterium ulcerans ATCC 49185 genomic region:
- a CDS encoding outer membrane beta-barrel protein, which yields MKNIFFILFFSLSAAASGLKEVPMLEAKTTVKKTKKAENKVTTEDNKELKESKKITEKNIDDYNEKKTEVKIIQKEKKEIFVMNGELTEDKLKEIIKNAEESPDPEVTVDMAIGEENLLIKKDLGEYTNLEAEQSGSNVVKKYYEFIDTLNEKLKEHDFEDKTEVIHVGHEVAKELRSNKIIPDIELGVGMSYQDSYSLKKDRAAMFDQEQSGKFFVKERDEEMDMDSIPLYVTGRYKLPQVNDWQPYLKLNLGYAVNNIGGKSNSRYKSINDAVNSQNGSYYGMGGGIEYNNGLTLDLMYQVSEGGSTSDSQRDDDSRVTVSVEYKLDI from the coding sequence ATGAAAAATATATTCTTCATATTATTTTTTTCATTGTCTGCTGCAGCCAGCGGATTAAAAGAAGTACCTATGCTTGAAGCAAAAACAACAGTAAAGAAAACAAAGAAAGCAGAAAATAAAGTGACTACAGAGGATAATAAAGAATTAAAAGAATCGAAAAAAATTACAGAAAAAAATATAGATGATTATAATGAAAAAAAAACAGAAGTAAAAATTATCCAAAAGGAAAAAAAAGAGATATTTGTTATGAATGGAGAGCTAACTGAAGATAAATTAAAAGAAATAATAAAAAATGCTGAAGAATCTCCTGACCCAGAAGTTACTGTTGATATGGCAATAGGAGAAGAAAATCTTCTTATAAAAAAAGATTTAGGAGAATATACTAACTTAGAAGCAGAGCAGTCAGGTAGTAATGTAGTTAAAAAATATTATGAATTTATAGATACACTTAATGAAAAATTAAAAGAGCATGATTTTGAAGATAAAACAGAAGTTATTCATGTAGGGCATGAAGTAGCTAAAGAATTAAGAAGTAATAAGATTATACCTGATATAGAATTAGGAGTAGGAATGTCTTATCAGGATAGTTACAGCTTAAAAAAAGATAGAGCTGCTATGTTTGACCAGGAACAAAGTGGAAAGTTCTTTGTAAAAGAAAGAGATGAAGAAATGGATATGGATTCTATTCCATTGTATGTGACTGGAAGATATAAACTTCCACAAGTAAATGACTGGCAGCCTTATTTAAAACTTAATCTAGGATATGCTGTAAATAATATAGGTGGAAAAAGTAATTCAAGATATAAATCTATAAACGATGCAGTTAATTCTCAAAATGGATCTTATTATGGAATGGGTGGAGGGATAGAATATAATAATGGACTTACTCTTGATTTAATGTATCAGGTAAGTGAAGGAGGGAGTACCTCTGACAGTCAAAGAGATGATGACAGTAGAGTAACTGTGTCTGTAGAATATAAGCTAGATATTTAA
- a CDS encoding M20 metallopeptidase family protein, with the protein MKELLKKFRRELHQIPEVAFEEHKTAEYIREKLKEYGIPYEEIVNEHYTTGTMVHFKGEEGCIAFRSDIDALPIKEDTGCDFASTNGRAHGCGHDGHAAALLTFAVWLKEQQDKGVKFNKSIVLIFQPGEEGKGGARYLSVHEKFLNKNIEAIFGMHLFPLLPEGTVSTKIGPLMAQTINLDIDIYGKGGHGAEPQNCIDTILITSKLIEAYQSVVSRNITPIEPMVLTIGSIHGGSARNIIPEKVSLLGTIRIFSKSMMAFIKERLENINKGFELSYGVKIDFNFTPVYSPVINDEKLYHVFREAVKDSNFIEAKPEMIAEDFSFYLDKVPGLFFFLGVRNEEKGFIYPLHNPKFNFDEAALLKGVETFQNIAYAMKAL; encoded by the coding sequence AAGAACTTCTTAAAAAATTCAGAAGAGAACTTCATCAAATACCTGAGGTAGCTTTTGAAGAACACAAAACAGCAGAGTACATAAGAGAGAAGCTCAAAGAATATGGAATACCATATGAAGAAATAGTTAATGAACATTATACTACAGGAACTATGGTACACTTCAAAGGAGAAGAGGGATGTATTGCTTTTAGAAGTGATATAGATGCTCTCCCTATAAAAGAGGACACTGGATGTGATTTTGCTTCTACAAATGGGCGTGCACATGGATGTGGGCATGATGGACATGCTGCTGCTCTTTTGACATTTGCAGTGTGGCTGAAAGAACAGCAGGATAAAGGAGTAAAATTTAATAAATCTATTGTCCTTATATTCCAGCCAGGAGAAGAGGGAAAAGGTGGAGCAAGATATCTTTCTGTCCATGAAAAATTTCTCAATAAAAATATAGAAGCTATATTCGGAATGCATTTATTCCCATTGCTTCCTGAAGGAACAGTATCTACAAAGATAGGACCTCTTATGGCACAGACTATAAATCTTGATATAGATATTTATGGTAAAGGTGGGCATGGGGCAGAGCCTCAAAACTGTATTGATACTATTCTTATAACTTCTAAGCTTATAGAAGCATATCAAAGTGTTGTATCAAGAAATATAACTCCTATTGAACCTATGGTTCTTACTATTGGTTCTATACATGGAGGAAGTGCAAGAAATATAATTCCAGAAAAAGTTTCACTTCTTGGAACTATTAGAATATTTTCTAAATCAATGATGGCGTTTATCAAAGAAAGACTGGAAAATATCAATAAGGGATTTGAGCTTTCCTATGGTGTCAAAATAGATTTTAATTTCACACCAGTATATTCTCCTGTTATCAATGATGAAAAGCTTTATCATGTATTCAGAGAGGCTGTGAAGGATAGTAATTTTATTGAAGCAAAACCAGAAATGATTGCTGAGGATTTTTCCTTCTATCTTGACAAAGTTCCAGGATTATTTTTCTTCCTTGGGGTAAGAAATGAAGAGAAAGGATTTATTTATCCACTGCATAACCCAAAATTTAATTTTGATGAAGCAGCTTTGTTAAAAGGTGTGGAAACTTTCCAAAATATAGCTTATGCTATGAAGGCATTATAA
- a CDS encoding NAD-dependent epimerase/dehydratase family protein encodes MKKILLMGGNQFLGKKLCEFLLNKGYTVYILNRGNRINPDGAEFLKCDRNIKEDLYKTLKDITVDYIIDISAYTKEQTSLIQGVMEGKYGQYILISSASVYNNMKNIPVKETESIGANEVWGKYAEDKYLSEKITIENAEKLNFKYTIFRPFYIYGPENNLDRESYMLARIENNIPIFVPDRGEEIIQFGYVDDLCEAVNFSLGNSDFFNQIFNISGNERITIKDYVELCGNICNKKPMIQYINLEKENLKARDWFPFRNKNLIGDISKIEKTGFKNKYSLEEGLRETYLHLKKNNKLGMPILNNIEDSFYKKG; translated from the coding sequence ATGAAAAAAATTCTATTAATGGGTGGAAATCAATTTTTAGGAAAAAAATTATGTGAATTTCTTCTGAATAAAGGATATACAGTATACATCCTCAATAGAGGGAATAGAATAAACCCTGATGGAGCTGAATTTTTAAAGTGTGATAGAAATATAAAAGAAGATTTATATAAAACTTTAAAAGATATCACTGTAGATTATATTATAGATATATCAGCATATACTAAAGAGCAGACATCTCTTATTCAGGGAGTAATGGAAGGAAAATATGGTCAGTATATCTTAATAAGCAGTGCTTCTGTATATAATAATATGAAAAATATTCCAGTAAAGGAAACAGAGAGCATTGGAGCAAATGAAGTATGGGGAAAATATGCTGAAGATAAATATTTAAGTGAAAAAATTACTATTGAAAATGCAGAGAAGCTGAATTTTAAATATACTATATTCAGGCCATTCTATATTTATGGTCCAGAAAATAATTTAGACAGGGAAAGTTATATGCTTGCAAGAATTGAAAATAATATACCTATTTTTGTTCCAGATAGAGGAGAAGAGATAATTCAGTTTGGATATGTAGATGACTTATGTGAAGCTGTGAATTTTTCCTTAGGTAATTCTGATTTCTTCAATCAGATATTTAATATTTCAGGTAATGAGAGAATCACTATAAAAGACTATGTTGAACTGTGCGGCAATATTTGTAATAAGAAACCAATGATACAATATATTAATCTAGAAAAAGAAAATTTAAAAGCAAGAGATTGGTTCCCATTTAGAAATAAAAATCTAATAGGAGATATATCGAAAATAGAGAAAACAGGATTTAAAAATAAGTATTCACTGGAAGAAGGATTAAGAGAAACATATTTACACTTAAAGAAAAATAATAAACTTGGAATGCCAATACTTAATAATATTGAAGACAGCTTCTATAAAAAAGGATAG
- a CDS encoding transporter substrate-binding domain-containing protein, whose translation MKKILISIILLLSCLTAYGKDKVEEIMKKGVIRVGTTGDYKPFTYLNGDKYEGYDIEIANLIAKELGVKIEFVPTTWKTLISDLNEDKYDIAMGGITRTVKRQVEAQMSNPYLVFGKCYLVRKGEKGKYNSIEAVNKPSVKVGVNIGGTNEIFADEHLSNATIIRYKNNLDVPVAVEKGEVDIMVTENPEAITYEKINPKLEGSLTDATLTKSQMGYMVAKDQQHLLNTINFILAELEIRGTVTELKNQYLE comes from the coding sequence ATGAAAAAAATTCTTATCAGTATCATTCTTCTTCTATCTTGCCTTACAGCATATGGAAAGGATAAAGTAGAGGAAATAATGAAAAAAGGTGTCATCAGAGTTGGAACAACAGGGGATTATAAACCTTTTACTTATCTCAATGGAGATAAATATGAGGGGTATGACATTGAGATAGCTAATCTTATAGCTAAGGAATTAGGTGTAAAAATTGAATTTGTTCCTACAACTTGGAAAACTCTTATATCAGATTTAAATGAAGATAAATATGATATAGCTATGGGAGGAATAACAAGGACAGTAAAAAGACAAGTAGAAGCCCAAATGAGCAATCCATATTTAGTATTTGGTAAATGCTATCTTGTAAGAAAAGGAGAAAAGGGAAAATACAATTCTATTGAAGCTGTTAATAAGCCAAGTGTAAAAGTAGGAGTAAATATTGGAGGAACTAATGAGATATTTGCTGATGAACATCTTTCTAATGCTACAATAATTCGTTATAAAAATAATCTAGATGTACCAGTTGCTGTAGAAAAGGGAGAAGTAGATATTATGGTAACCGAAAATCCTGAAGCTATTACTTATGAAAAGATCAATCCTAAATTAGAAGGATCGTTAACAGATGCTACTCTTACAAAAAGTCAAATGGGGTATATGGTAGCTAAAGATCAGCAGCATCTTTTAAATACTATAAATTTTATTTTAGCAGAATTAGAAATAAGAGGAACTGTAACAGAACTTAAAAACCAGTATCTAGAATAG
- a CDS encoding PP2C family protein-serine/threonine phosphatase, whose protein sequence is MNREKIKEENEEKKAMQLNLSGRKYQSIFVTSFLSDRGDKSVNNDYLTYIELEEYGCWIIVDGNNGGVFEHKIAPFIGEMLIETFIENPTIDRKKIERMLLHVHRRYREMQISNSDMTDEYSSCSIAMAVTDYSKVTFANVGNARFMMLRDNYIIKKSKDSTLAFLMYEAEKILYDEIRFRKDRNIFTHKFGIDKNIAVNVSKTMTLLPNDKILLLTQGAWENLDEDDIEKDTAKSQRVGQWIGNLVKSMNKNCYMNLSNHTLCGIFISRPAPLLPEPETWLSSARKNFSTVDKKLYKVGAVILFLLLILFGGKKFIQYRKLEKMYNFAIEKEKSGDTMMAERKYRAAFEDYQTGIENYMELSKYRGNRYEERIKDLEYFSNQAKISEKTAQSVNTADIMLKNQEFQKVVDELKSADVLALELREDNNLKDEVKHKLATAEILNSAYEEKLKADELYLQKANTNRKRQQMKKEAMEIYERIAPIFLENTQKAIYDEIIEKVEAEKSPVPKKTPVKATTAESLLKEGNKMFEQFRYYKSYELYTSALKKSKDPKMTEMIKGKINMNGILLRGVQSELDGDRLIRDKNNKEIAENKYKEAMNHYKKLKYNDYMPSQRYNVIIERLEKKIKK, encoded by the coding sequence ATGAATAGGGAAAAGATAAAAGAAGAAAATGAAGAAAAAAAGGCTATGCAGCTGAATCTTTCAGGAAGAAAGTATCAGAGCATATTTGTAACATCTTTTCTTTCTGATAGAGGAGATAAAAGTGTAAATAATGATTATCTTACATATATTGAATTAGAGGAATATGGGTGTTGGATAATAGTAGATGGAAATAATGGAGGTGTCTTTGAACATAAGATAGCACCTTTTATTGGAGAAATGCTTATAGAAACTTTTATAGAAAATCCTACTATAGATAGAAAGAAAATAGAAAGAATGCTGCTTCATGTACATAGAAGATATAGAGAGATGCAGATAAGCAATAGCGATATGACAGATGAATACAGTAGTTGTTCAATTGCAATGGCAGTTACAGATTATTCAAAAGTAACATTTGCAAATGTTGGAAATGCAAGATTTATGATGCTTAGAGATAATTATATAATAAAAAAAAGTAAGGATAGTACATTGGCTTTTCTTATGTATGAAGCAGAGAAAATACTATATGATGAGATAAGATTTAGAAAAGATAGAAATATATTTACACATAAATTTGGTATTGATAAAAATATAGCTGTAAATGTTTCTAAAACAATGACACTTCTTCCAAATGACAAGATACTTCTTCTGACTCAGGGAGCATGGGAAAATCTTGATGAAGATGATATTGAGAAGGATACTGCCAAATCGCAAAGAGTTGGGCAGTGGATAGGAAATCTTGTAAAATCTATGAATAAAAATTGCTACATGAACTTATCTAATCATACATTGTGTGGAATATTTATAAGCAGACCTGCTCCTCTTCTCCCAGAGCCTGAGACATGGCTGAGCAGTGCCAGAAAGAACTTTAGTACAGTAGATAAAAAACTATATAAAGTTGGGGCTGTTATTCTATTTTTACTATTAATCTTATTTGGAGGAAAGAAATTTATCCAGTATAGAAAATTAGAAAAAATGTATAATTTCGCCATAGAAAAAGAAAAATCTGGAGATACTATGATGGCAGAAAGAAAATACAGAGCTGCTTTTGAAGATTATCAAACTGGTATTGAAAATTATATGGAATTGAGCAAATACAGAGGAAATAGATATGAAGAAAGAATAAAAGATTTAGAATATTTTTCTAATCAGGCTAAAATTTCTGAAAAAACAGCCCAGAGTGTAAATACAGCAGATATAATGCTTAAAAATCAGGAGTTCCAAAAAGTTGTTGATGAATTAAAATCTGCTGATGTTCTTGCTTTAGAATTGAGAGAAGACAACAACTTAAAAGATGAAGTAAAACACAAGTTAGCCACTGCTGAAATTTTAAATTCAGCATATGAAGAAAAATTGAAAGCTGATGAATTGTATCTTCAAAAAGCAAACACAAACAGGAAAAGACAGCAGATGAAAAAAGAAGCTATGGAAATATATGAAAGAATAGCTCCAATCTTTTTGGAGAATACTCAAAAAGCTATATATGATGAAATAATTGAAAAGGTAGAGGCAGAAAAATCTCCTGTGCCAAAAAAAACACCTGTAAAAGCAACAACTGCAGAATCACTTTTAAAAGAAGGAAATAAAATGTTTGAGCAGTTTAGATACTATAAATCGTATGAACTTTATACTTCAGCTTTAAAAAAATCAAAAGATCCTAAAATGACAGAAATGATTAAAGGAAAAATAAATATGAATGGGATTCTTTTAAGAGGGGTACAGAGTGAATTAGATGGCGACAGGCTCATAAGAGATAAAAATAATAAAGAAATAGCTGAAAATAAATATAAGGAAGCTATGAATCATTATAAAAAGCTTAAATATAATGACTATATGCCTTCACAAAGATATAATGTAATAATAGAAAGATTGGAGAAAAAAATAAAAAAATAA
- the eutH gene encoding ethanolamine utilization protein EutH: MSINNIIIYLMIFFMLVGAVDRLLGNKFGYGKKFEEGIMAIGTLSLAMLGIISLSPLIASALKPIITPLYKLIGADPAMFAGTILANDMGGYSLSTELALSQEAGLFGGLFLAATMGATLSFTIPVAMGIINKDDEKYLSKGIMAGLSTIPIGCFFGGLIAGFSFKMLVLNLIPTIIFTFFICTALLKYPKAVSKSFSLFSKVMFIAITIGLALQIIETLTGKILVQGMIPALEAVKIICKIGMTLAGAFPMVYFITKVFKQPLVKLGKIFGINENSTAGIIACLAHNIPMYNILKDMDERGKIINIAFSVSGAFVLGSHLGFTAGVDTALVFPVIAAKLIGGISAMFVANFIYNKDFKNSKKLN, translated from the coding sequence ATGAGTATCAATAATATTATTATCTATTTAATGATATTTTTTATGTTAGTTGGTGCTGTTGACAGACTATTAGGGAACAAATTTGGTTATGGGAAAAAATTTGAAGAGGGAATAATGGCTATTGGGACACTCTCATTAGCTATGCTGGGAATAATATCCCTTTCTCCCTTGATTGCTTCTGCTTTAAAACCTATTATTACACCACTGTATAAATTGATAGGTGCTGATCCTGCAATGTTTGCTGGAACTATTTTAGCTAATGATATGGGAGGTTATTCACTAAGTACAGAACTTGCTCTATCTCAAGAGGCTGGACTTTTTGGAGGATTATTCCTTGCTGCTACTATGGGAGCTACTCTTTCTTTTACTATTCCAGTAGCTATGGGGATAATAAATAAAGATGATGAAAAATATCTCTCTAAAGGTATTATGGCTGGACTTTCTACCATTCCTATTGGATGTTTTTTTGGAGGACTGATAGCAGGGTTTAGTTTTAAAATGCTTGTACTGAATTTAATACCTACTATTATTTTTACTTTCTTTATATGTACAGCACTTCTTAAATATCCGAAAGCTGTCTCTAAATCATTTTCTCTTTTTTCTAAAGTGATGTTTATAGCTATAACTATTGGACTCGCATTACAGATAATAGAAACTCTTACTGGAAAAATATTGGTTCAGGGAATGATTCCTGCTCTTGAAGCGGTTAAGATAATATGTAAAATAGGAATGACTCTGGCAGGTGCTTTCCCAATGGTGTATTTTATAACAAAAGTTTTTAAACAGCCTTTAGTGAAATTAGGAAAGATTTTTGGAATAAACGAGAATTCTACTGCTGGAATTATTGCTTGTCTTGCTCATAATATTCCCATGTACAATATATTAAAAGATATGGATGAAAGAGGAAAAATAATAAATATAGCTTTCTCCGTCAGTGGTGCTTTTGTTTTGGGAAGCCATCTTGGATTTACTGCTGGAGTTGATACTGCTCTTGTATTTCCTGTCATAGCTGCTAAGCTAATCGGAGGAATCTCAGCTATGTTTGTAGCAAATTTCATATATAACAAAGATTTTAAAAATTCTAAAAAATTAAATTAA
- a CDS encoding septal ring lytic transglycosylase RlpA family protein encodes MFKRLLIIALLISQTACGKVASWYGRGFEGRNTASGYLFDSRQYTCASNAHDFGTVLKVTNKANNKSVVVVVTDRGSFNKKYGREIDLSKAAFAKIANTNEGLIKVKIKVLNEKNTFKYKHGSPIFNAREYQKYVKNK; translated from the coding sequence ATGTTCAAAAGACTTCTTATTATAGCATTGTTGATATCTCAAACAGCTTGTGGGAAAGTAGCTAGTTGGTATGGCAGGGGATTTGAAGGGAGGAATACTGCAAGTGGTTATCTATTTGATTCCAGGCAGTATACTTGTGCATCTAATGCACATGATTTTGGAACTGTATTAAAGGTAACTAATAAGGCAAATAATAAATCTGTTGTAGTTGTAGTGACTGATAGAGGTTCTTTCAATAAAAAATATGGACGGGAAATCGACCTAAGTAAAGCAGCTTTTGCAAAAATAGCTAATACTAATGAGGGACTTATTAAAGTAAAAATAAAAGTACTGAATGAAAAAAATACCTTTAAATACAAACATGGAAGTCCTATTTTCAATGCCAGAGAGTATCAAAAATATGTTAAAAATAAGTAA
- a CDS encoding Mbeg1-like protein: MLKDIEYALFSQVSYLDWQGMSLKVDKKVISLILDSLNWKTLKINNIPEPVIIDEELIYNGEDKRLLLTYGLVDKKLKKGERVKPIFESLFKNWELLYAADGKQIVKDFLKFDNAKHDSGFFACAFKKGKDIMIAFRGTEFTQINDWLTNFDIYIEKFDSMVIEAFMFYEYIKANYGTGCDIHITGHSLGGALSQFTSVYSGNRHITKTWNGLGVEKNAFNKLFTSLMSQYLEVNLVRIGVTSDVRGHLLNIKEYLKNMEEKKYSEAKEKLLNLYNGTHNMNLEIITGNNITNYFMSMDTVPIIKNIIGKSVVVDQDTPGNPLKKLSSAHGINDFLIFIDDEGNITKGKIREEFSRNSLKTLFKEKADRMVTEGTLSKSGDKYEITEEKLKKFNMKEHFNRFTSLFLAKSPWNFRYLSPAKENIKLIKDEGYEKIYYEKDAAESGKYIGEIRIGKYNNINELGDILGSEPMKVYILKENNNTEEETISENDKVKKKAIKKVIYGGRMR; this comes from the coding sequence ATGTTAAAAGATATAGAATATGCTTTATTTAGCCAAGTAAGTTATTTGGACTGGCAAGGAATGTCTTTAAAAGTTGACAAAAAAGTAATAAGTTTAATTTTAGATTCTCTAAATTGGAAAACCTTAAAAATAAATAATATTCCAGAACCTGTTATAATTGATGAGGAGCTTATATATAATGGAGAAGATAAAAGACTTTTATTGACATATGGTTTAGTTGATAAAAAATTAAAGAAAGGAGAAAGAGTTAAGCCAATCTTTGAAAGTCTTTTTAAAAATTGGGAATTACTATATGCTGCAGATGGAAAGCAGATAGTAAAAGATTTTTTGAAATTTGATAATGCAAAACATGATTCTGGGTTCTTTGCTTGTGCCTTTAAAAAAGGAAAAGATATTATGATAGCTTTTAGAGGGACTGAATTTACACAAATCAATGACTGGCTTACTAATTTTGATATATATATTGAAAAGTTTGACTCTATGGTAATAGAAGCATTTATGTTTTATGAGTATATTAAAGCAAACTATGGAACAGGATGTGATATACATATTACAGGACACAGCTTAGGAGGAGCGTTATCTCAATTTACATCTGTATATTCTGGAAATAGACATATAACAAAAACTTGGAATGGTTTAGGTGTAGAGAAAAATGCATTTAATAAATTGTTTACTTCTTTAATGAGTCAATATTTAGAAGTAAATCTTGTAAGAATAGGTGTTACTAGTGATGTAAGAGGTCATCTATTAAACATAAAAGAATATTTAAAAAATATGGAGGAGAAAAAATATTCTGAAGCCAAAGAAAAATTACTGAACTTATATAATGGTACTCATAACATGAACTTGGAAATAATCACTGGTAATAATATTACAAATTATTTTATGTCAATGGATACTGTACCAATAATAAAAAATATCATTGGAAAATCAGTTGTAGTTGATCAGGATACACCTGGCAATCCATTAAAAAAACTTAGTTCAGCACATGGAATAAATGACTTTTTAATTTTTATAGATGATGAGGGGAATATAACAAAAGGAAAGATAAGAGAGGAATTTTCAAGAAATTCTTTGAAAACTTTGTTTAAAGAAAAAGCTGATAGAATGGTAACAGAAGGCACATTAAGCAAAAGTGGAGATAAATATGAAATAACAGAAGAAAAACTAAAAAAATTTAATATGAAAGAACATTTTAATAGATTTACTTCATTATTTTTGGCAAAATCTCCATGGAATTTTAGATATTTATCTCCAGCAAAGGAAAATATAAAATTAATTAAAGATGAAGGATATGAAAAGATTTACTATGAAAAAGATGCAGCAGAAAGTGGAAAATACATTGGAGAAATAAGAATAGGAAAATACAATAATATCAATGAACTAGGAGATATATTAGGAAGTGAACCAATGAAAGTCTACATATTAAAAGAGAATAATAATACAGAGGAAGAAACAATATCAGAGAATGACAAAGTAAAAAAGAAAGCCATTAAGAAAGTTATCTATGGTGGTAGAATGAGATAA